In a genomic window of Flavobacterium lipolyticum:
- a CDS encoding tryptophan 2,3-dioxygenase family protein — protein sequence MNPTDHSESILKEIDLKFQAINQKTDVQLEGLLWSKPITYWDYIQTDALLSLQTQRTTLPDEMVFIMYHQVNELIFKMILWEIDQISNTQAIQVVFFSERLSRITRYFDMLTNSFSIMENGMEVDQYMKFRNTLTPASGFQSAQYRLIEFASTDVINLTDRRYKSNFDENTPLETSFEHLYWQAAGKDYQTGEKSYLLQEFENKYKDQFLRQMSTFKSKNIWQKFTQLPLEDQQNQELIDAMRHYDKTVNITWVMQHLNTARKYILESGKGNGEATGGSDWQKYMHPKYQRRIFFPKLWTEEELSNWGNETAN from the coding sequence ATGAACCCTACTGATCATTCAGAATCAATTTTAAAAGAAATTGACCTTAAATTCCAAGCTATAAATCAAAAAACCGATGTACAATTAGAAGGATTGCTTTGGTCAAAACCTATCACCTACTGGGACTACATACAAACGGATGCCCTGTTAAGTTTACAAACCCAACGCACTACGCTTCCTGACGAGATGGTTTTCATCATGTACCATCAGGTTAACGAATTGATCTTTAAAATGATATTATGGGAAATTGACCAAATTTCCAACACGCAAGCTATTCAGGTTGTCTTTTTCAGTGAAAGATTATCAAGAATAACGAGATACTTTGACATGCTGACCAATTCGTTTAGCATTATGGAAAACGGAATGGAAGTAGATCAATACATGAAATTCCGAAATACACTGACTCCTGCAAGCGGCTTTCAAAGTGCACAATACCGATTAATCGAATTTGCATCGACAGATGTGATCAATTTAACCGATCGCCGATACAAATCAAACTTTGACGAAAATACTCCGCTAGAAACCAGTTTCGAACATTTATATTGGCAGGCTGCCGGAAAAGATTATCAAACCGGAGAAAAATCATATTTGCTTCAGGAATTTGAAAACAAGTACAAGGATCAGTTCCTAAGACAAATGTCAACTTTTAAATCAAAAAACATCTGGCAGAAATTTACTCAGTTACCTTTAGAGGACCAACAAAATCAGGAGTTAATTGATGCGATGCGTCATTACGACAAAACGGTAAACATCACCTGGGTAATGCAGCATTTAAATACTGCAAGAAAATACATACTGGAAAGCGGAAAAGGAAATGGAGAAGCCACCGGAGGAAGTGATTGGCAAAAATATATGCACCCAAAATACCAAAGACGCATCTTTTTTCCTAAATTGTGGACCGAAGAAGAATTGTCCAATTGGGGAAATGAAACAGCTAATTAA
- a CDS encoding YicC/YloC family endoribonuclease, whose translation MIQSMTGFGKASLQLPTKKITVEVKSLNSKGLDLNVRMPSVYREMELGLRTQISTKLERGKIDFGIYVESTSEQTSTKVNVPVVKNYIAQLKEVYPNADETELMKMAVRMPDTLKTEREEIDENDWEQIQLIIEEALENILTFRKDEGESLEKEFNLRISNIRQYMNDALALDPERIKAIKDRLQTAISELKVNVDENRFEQELIYYLEKLDITEEKVRLTNHLDYFLETIKGSEANGRKLGFITQEMGREINTMGSKSNHAQMQKLVVMMKDELEKIKEQVLNVL comes from the coding sequence ATGATACAATCTATGACAGGGTTTGGCAAAGCTTCTTTGCAATTGCCTACAAAAAAAATTACCGTTGAAGTAAAATCCTTAAACAGTAAAGGTTTAGATTTAAATGTTAGAATGCCATCGGTGTACCGCGAAATGGAACTAGGTTTAAGAACTCAAATCTCTACTAAACTGGAAAGAGGAAAAATTGATTTCGGAATTTACGTTGAAAGTACTTCTGAACAAACCTCAACTAAGGTAAATGTTCCTGTTGTAAAAAACTACATTGCCCAACTAAAAGAAGTTTACCCGAATGCAGACGAAACGGAACTGATGAAAATGGCCGTTCGAATGCCGGATACCCTAAAGACCGAACGTGAAGAAATTGATGAAAATGACTGGGAACAAATTCAGCTGATCATCGAAGAGGCCTTGGAAAACATTCTGACTTTTAGAAAAGACGAAGGCGAATCTCTTGAAAAAGAATTCAATCTTAGAATATCAAATATCCGTCAATACATGAATGACGCTCTGGCACTTGATCCGGAACGTATTAAAGCGATTAAAGACCGTCTTCAAACTGCTATTTCAGAATTGAAAGTGAATGTGGATGAAAACCGATTTGAACAGGAATTGATTTACTATCTTGAGAAACTTGATATTACGGAGGAAAAAGTTCGTTTAACCAATCATTTAGATTATTTCCTTGAAACTATAAAAGGTTCTGAAGCTAACGGTAGAAAACTTGGATTCATCACTCAGGAAATGGGCCGTGAAATCAATACCATGGGTTCAAAATCGAATCATGCGCAGATGCAAAAATTGGTTGTCATGATGAAGGATGAATTGGAAAAAATCAAAGAACAGGTTTTAAATGTACTTTAA
- a CDS encoding DinB family protein → MNPVFEVQKTIREILLKVLDSHSLEQLNKIPPGFNNNIIWNIAHCVASQQALVYKLSGLPVTISEEFIAKYRKDTKPEGDVSQAEVDKIRELLSTTLKQVENDFAAGIFVNYNEYTTSLGYTLKNINGALDFNNYHEGVHTGVVMSIRKFV, encoded by the coding sequence ATGAACCCAGTTTTTGAAGTACAAAAGACCATTAGAGAGATTCTTTTGAAAGTTTTAGACAGTCATTCATTAGAACAGTTAAACAAAATTCCACCGGGATTTAATAATAATATCATTTGGAATATCGCACATTGCGTTGCTTCACAGCAGGCTTTGGTTTATAAGTTATCGGGCTTACCGGTTACCATTTCTGAAGAGTTTATTGCTAAATACCGAAAAGATACTAAGCCGGAAGGAGACGTTTCGCAAGCGGAAGTTGATAAAATACGGGAGTTGCTTTCGACTACTTTAAAGCAGGTTGAAAATGATTTTGCGGCAGGTATTTTTGTAAATTATAATGAATACACCACTAGTTTAGGATATACCCTGAAGAATATAAACGGAGCTTTAGATTTTAATAATTATCATGAAGGCGTTCATACCGGGGTAGTAATGAGTATTCGAAAGTTTGTTTAG
- a CDS encoding arsenate reductase family protein, with product MNKIYYLASCDTCRKIIKALPEGNNLVFHDIKQNPITATELEEMYQLSGSYEALFSKKAQLYKSMDLKNKSLTEADFKKYILEHYTFLSRPVFIIDGKIYIGNSQQNVLQVMKALGQ from the coding sequence ATGAACAAAATATATTACTTAGCATCCTGCGATACTTGCCGAAAAATCATTAAAGCATTACCGGAAGGCAATAACCTGGTTTTTCACGACATTAAACAAAATCCGATTACAGCAACGGAATTAGAAGAAATGTATCAACTTTCGGGTAGTTACGAAGCTTTGTTCAGCAAAAAAGCACAATTGTATAAATCGATGGATTTAAAGAACAAATCTTTAACGGAAGCCGATTTTAAAAAATACATCTTGGAACACTATACTTTTTTAAGCCGTCCTGTTTTTATTATTGACGGCAAAATCTACATCGGTAACAGTCAGCAGAATGTTCTACAGGTAATGAAAGCCTTAGGACAATAA
- a CDS encoding M23 family metallopeptidase, which yields MKKAFVIIIVLFSIFSCNKTAEKVETKITKPKTKKVEFGFNYADFNVIHDTIKKGDSFGSILQSQNIGDKKVYDVVEQIKDSFNVRTIRYNKPYTILRSKNKTNKLQVFIYQPDPLTYYVIDVRDSIAKASKKIKPVTLKRKIIGGVLKSSLSETLGNESVEAALASRITKVFSWSIDFFKLKKGDRYGLIFTERFINGKTYDGVEDLEAAFFEYKGKIVYAFPFEKDTTSGKIEYYDDQGKTLKNFFLKTPIKFSRITSRFTANRFHPVQHTWKAHKGTDYAAPTGTPISSTASGIVEATGYTAGNGNFVKVKHNGTYSTQYLHMSRILVRRGQRVTQGQTIGLVGSTGLATGPHVCYRFWKNGVQVDALRLNLPTGESLTGNYKTRFFQQIEPLKRELDSIGNL from the coding sequence TTGAAAAAAGCATTCGTAATTATAATCGTTTTATTCTCAATATTTTCATGCAATAAAACTGCCGAAAAAGTTGAAACTAAAATCACTAAGCCAAAAACTAAAAAAGTAGAATTTGGTTTTAATTACGCCGATTTCAATGTTATTCACGATACTATTAAAAAAGGAGATTCATTTGGATCTATTCTTCAGAGTCAGAATATTGGAGACAAAAAAGTCTATGATGTTGTAGAACAAATAAAGGATTCTTTCAATGTAAGGACCATTCGCTACAACAAACCTTATACTATACTTCGCTCAAAAAACAAAACAAACAAGTTACAGGTTTTTATTTATCAGCCGGACCCGCTGACTTATTATGTAATAGATGTAAGAGACAGTATTGCAAAGGCCAGCAAAAAAATAAAACCGGTCACTTTAAAACGCAAAATTATCGGAGGAGTTTTAAAAAGTTCCTTATCCGAAACTCTAGGCAATGAAAGCGTGGAAGCCGCTCTTGCCAGCAGAATTACCAAAGTTTTTTCATGGTCGATTGACTTCTTTAAACTAAAAAAAGGAGATCGTTATGGATTAATTTTCACAGAACGTTTTATTAATGGCAAAACTTACGACGGTGTTGAAGATCTTGAAGCCGCTTTTTTCGAATATAAAGGTAAAATCGTTTACGCTTTCCCATTTGAAAAAGACACTACTTCAGGGAAAATAGAATATTATGACGATCAGGGAAAAACGCTGAAAAACTTTTTCTTAAAAACTCCGATTAAATTCAGCCGAATCACTTCGCGATTTACAGCCAACAGATTCCATCCGGTACAACACACCTGGAAAGCCCACAAAGGAACGGATTATGCCGCTCCAACCGGAACACCAATTTCTTCAACTGCCTCGGGAATAGTAGAAGCAACAGGATACACAGCAGGAAACGGAAACTTTGTAAAAGTAAAACACAACGGAACCTACTCTACTCAATATTTACACATGTCCCGAATTTTAGTGCGACGCGGTCAGCGTGTTACTCAAGGACAAACCATTGGATTAGTGGGCAGCACAGGGCTTGCAACAGGACCTCATGTTTGTTACCGTTTTTGGAAAAATGGCGTACAGGTAGATGCTTTGAGACTTAATTTACCAACCGGAGAATCTTTAACCGGAAATTACAAAACCCGTTTCTTCCAGCAAATAGAACCTTTGAAGAGAGAACTGGACAGTATTGGGAATCTATAA
- the hppD gene encoding 4-hydroxyphenylpyruvate dioxygenase: protein MSKEVKSVEYGLEKIFEGAQDFLPLLGTDYVEFYVGNAKQSAHYYKTAFGYQSLAYAGLETGVKDKASYVLKQDKIRIVLTTPLTQDSPIHEHLKKHGDGVKVAALWVEDARSAYEETMKRGARSFMEPTVESDEFGEVVRSGIYTYGETVHIFVERKNYNGIFLPGYQEWKSDYNPEPTGLKYIDHMVGNVGWNEMNTWVKFYEDVMGFVNFLSFDDKQITTEYSALMSKVMSNGNGRIKFPINEPAEGKKKSQIEEYLDFYGGPGIQHIAIATDDIIKTVSQLRARGVEFLSAPPHTYYQAIPERLGVHMDMMKEDINEIEKLAIMVDADEDGYLLQIFTKPVQDRPTLFFEIIQRMGAKGFGAGNFKALFESIEREQELRGTL from the coding sequence ATGAGCAAAGAAGTAAAATCAGTAGAATACGGATTGGAAAAAATCTTTGAAGGAGCACAGGATTTCCTTCCGTTATTAGGAACCGACTATGTAGAATTCTACGTCGGAAATGCAAAACAATCGGCACATTATTACAAAACAGCTTTCGGATATCAGTCATTAGCTTATGCCGGACTGGAAACCGGAGTAAAGGACAAGGCTTCTTATGTTTTAAAACAGGACAAAATCAGAATTGTTCTAACAACACCTTTAACTCAGGATTCACCAATACACGAACACCTTAAAAAACACGGTGATGGTGTAAAAGTAGCCGCTCTTTGGGTTGAAGATGCCAGAAGTGCCTACGAAGAAACGATGAAACGCGGTGCTCGTTCTTTTATGGAACCAACGGTTGAATCAGACGAATTTGGAGAAGTGGTTCGTTCGGGAATATACACTTACGGAGAAACGGTTCACATTTTCGTAGAAAGAAAAAACTACAACGGTATTTTCCTTCCGGGGTATCAGGAATGGAAATCGGATTACAATCCCGAGCCAACCGGTTTAAAATACATCGACCACATGGTTGGAAATGTAGGCTGGAACGAAATGAATACCTGGGTAAAATTCTACGAAGATGTTATGGGATTCGTAAATTTCCTATCATTTGATGACAAGCAAATTACCACAGAATATTCAGCATTGATGAGTAAAGTAATGTCTAACGGAAACGGAAGAATCAAATTTCCTATTAACGAACCGGCAGAAGGAAAGAAAAAATCTCAAATCGAAGAATATTTAGATTTTTATGGTGGTCCCGGAATTCAGCACATTGCCATTGCTACAGATGACATCATCAAAACCGTATCACAATTGAGAGCACGAGGTGTTGAATTTTTATCAGCTCCTCCTCACACTTACTATCAGGCAATTCCTGAAAGATTAGGCGTGCATATGGATATGATGAAAGAAGACATTAACGAAATTGAAAAGCTGGCTATCATGGTCGATGCCGACGAGGACGGTTACTTGTTACAAATATTTACGAAGCCTGTTCAGGACCGACCAACACTATTCTTTGAAATTATACAAAGAATGGGCGCAAAAGGATTCGGCGCAGGAAACTTTAAAGCCCTTTTCGAGTCAATCGAGAGAGAGCAGGAATTGAGAGGAACGTTGTAA
- a CDS encoding septal ring lytic transglycosylase RlpA family protein, whose amino-acid sequence MRNKKHILLTALTITFLSCFTYVISQTKPATEPKITQDTVKTARPNLIAIPTDSVFTDKGLKLKPYKKNAHASYYADRFNGKKTANGSRFSNSAYTAAHKKLPFGTRIKVTNEANGKFVIVKVTDRGPFVRTRDLDLSKRAFMEITKSKGSGAMKVTIETIVE is encoded by the coding sequence ATGAGAAATAAAAAACATATTTTACTCACTGCACTTACTATAACTTTTTTAAGTTGTTTTACCTATGTTATAAGCCAAACAAAGCCTGCAACTGAACCTAAAATTACTCAGGATACTGTCAAAACTGCCAGACCTAATTTAATTGCAATACCAACTGATTCTGTTTTTACGGATAAGGGCTTGAAATTAAAACCTTATAAAAAAAATGCACATGCCTCTTATTACGCTGACCGTTTTAATGGTAAAAAAACAGCTAACGGAAGTCGATTCAGCAACAGCGCTTACACTGCAGCACACAAAAAACTTCCTTTCGGAACCAGAATAAAAGTCACCAATGAAGCAAACGGAAAATTTGTAATTGTAAAAGTTACCGATCGCGGTCCATTTGTTCGAACAAGAGATCTCGATCTATCCAAAAGAGCCTTTATGGAAATCACGAAAAGTAAAGGAAGTGGTGCCATGAAAGTTACAATCGAAACTATAGTAGAATAA
- a CDS encoding DUF3108 domain-containing protein — protein MKKIVLLILVLTTLGFDTQKEDAFDTGEYFRFRIHYGIINAGYATLEIKDATINNKKVFHAVGKGYTTGMSKFFFKVEDLYESYFDKQNGDPYRYVRKINEGGYTKNQEGFFDQSEKKVLVKDYKRKTEKTIVITDNVQDIISSFYYLRNHPNIDKLKSGEAITIDMFFDDEITKFKLKYVGRQDITTKFGTVSSMVFKPLVQTGRVFKEKESVTLWITDDENKVPIRIKADLAVGSLKADLDEYKGLKNPFKAKK, from the coding sequence ATGAAAAAAATAGTCCTGCTCATATTAGTTCTTACGACCCTAGGTTTCGACACTCAAAAAGAAGATGCTTTTGACACCGGAGAATACTTCAGATTCAGAATTCATTACGGAATCATAAACGCCGGTTACGCTACCCTTGAAATTAAGGACGCAACGATCAACAATAAAAAAGTTTTTCATGCTGTAGGTAAAGGATACACCACCGGAATGTCAAAATTTTTCTTTAAGGTGGAAGACCTTTATGAAAGTTATTTCGACAAACAAAACGGAGATCCTTATCGCTACGTTAGAAAAATAAACGAAGGAGGCTACACCAAAAACCAGGAAGGTTTTTTTGATCAGTCTGAGAAAAAAGTTTTAGTAAAAGATTACAAGCGTAAAACCGAAAAAACAATTGTAATCACCGACAATGTTCAGGATATTATCTCTTCTTTTTATTATTTGAGAAACCATCCCAACATAGACAAACTCAAATCAGGTGAGGCCATCACCATTGATATGTTTTTTGATGATGAAATCACAAAATTTAAGTTAAAATATGTAGGCCGACAGGATATTACAACTAAATTTGGTACTGTTTCTTCAATGGTTTTCAAACCACTGGTACAAACCGGGAGAGTTTTCAAAGAAAAAGAGAGCGTAACCCTTTGGATTACAGACGACGAGAACAAAGTTCCGATACGCATAAAAGCAGATTTGGCTGTTGGATCACTTAAAGCCGACCTTGACGAATATAAAGGATTAAAAAATCCATTTAAAGCAAAAAAATAA
- a CDS encoding TonB-dependent receptor — protein MKTMKNWLLTGLLFMIVSTAFSQGKISGMITDGVGSLPGANVVIKGSTVATSTDFDGKFTLNATTSTGEIVISFLGYENLTLRFSVKNGQTTNLGTIVLTSNSNELSEIVVKSTIVDIAKDRKTPVAVSTIKAAEIQEKLGTQEFPEILRNTPSVYVTKAGGGFGDARINIRGFTQNNIAVMINGMPVNDMENGSVFWSNWAGLSDVTSAMQVQRGLGASKLATPSVGGTINIVTKASDRKEGGSFSSGFGNGRNFKIQGSYNTGKLENGLSASVLLSKTMGDGYVNGTQFEGSNYYVALGYGSKSGKHDFQLTVTGAPQWHNQRSTVSTIAAYQQYGRNNEPNIRYNPDAGYLNGEEYNIRKNYYHKPVASFNWDYKINETTKLSSVVYASMGRGAGASATGGIKGKGYNDAIAFRTADGLVDYDKIYAYNSGKPVTIAGFTGPQTRQKIGGVYQNSSYFNAGSDVANYNPSTNINTSGISQTSSINSHDWFGAVINLNKKLSNTLTLDFGFDGRTYKGYHFTVVNDLLGGGEYFDNFIASQKPNGRQLTNTYDTDVQWNVFQNRKYDKVSFNSTGNVKWYGLFTQLEYSKDNLTAFVQGAISQQGYKREDDFVYLPTDPLASTPYKNLLGGNAKAGANYNISEKSNVYVNAGYYSKQPFFNSVYPNNRSTVNPNLTNEKIIGFEAGYGFRSRFFNATVNVYNTTWNDRYLKGNALPTTTATPANSTYTEFLGLNEVHSGIEFEGSSNITERLKVTGMFSYGIWEYKGNATVNAYFQADNSPVPGFQGTTVYMDKVKVGDAAQMTASLGASYEVLTRVTVDANYNFNDNLYAGINPTSFTSATNKGALQLPSYGLMDAGFSYKMLTGKNKDKSVNFRLNVNNVLDKIYIAESRTNFFADDNLPVASGQPAGSKGTYASNGMLYNGVANINQVFFGFGRTWNFSLRYDF, from the coding sequence ATGAAGACAATGAAAAATTGGTTACTTACTGGACTATTGTTCATGATAGTTTCAACCGCATTTTCTCAAGGAAAAATTTCCGGTATGATTACCGACGGAGTGGGTTCACTTCCGGGAGCAAACGTTGTGATCAAAGGATCTACAGTTGCTACTTCTACAGATTTTGACGGTAAATTTACTCTTAATGCAACAACAAGTACAGGAGAAATCGTTATTTCTTTTTTAGGTTACGAGAACTTAACTCTTAGATTTTCAGTTAAAAATGGTCAAACTACTAATCTAGGAACAATTGTTTTGACTTCTAATTCTAACGAATTAAGCGAAATTGTTGTAAAAAGCACAATCGTTGACATCGCAAAAGACAGAAAAACTCCAGTAGCGGTTTCTACAATTAAAGCTGCTGAGATCCAGGAAAAACTTGGAACTCAGGAATTTCCGGAAATCTTAAGAAACACTCCTTCTGTGTATGTAACAAAAGCAGGTGGTGGTTTTGGAGATGCCAGAATCAATATTCGTGGTTTTACTCAAAACAATATTGCTGTTATGATCAATGGTATGCCGGTAAACGACATGGAAAACGGTTCTGTTTTCTGGAGTAACTGGGCTGGTCTTTCAGATGTTACATCTGCTATGCAGGTACAAAGAGGTTTAGGAGCATCTAAACTTGCAACTCCTTCTGTAGGAGGAACGATCAACATTGTAACTAAAGCTTCTGACAGAAAAGAAGGAGGATCTTTCTCTTCTGGTTTCGGAAACGGTAGAAATTTCAAAATTCAAGGTTCATACAATACCGGAAAATTAGAAAACGGTCTTTCTGCATCTGTTTTGTTATCAAAAACAATGGGAGACGGATATGTTAACGGAACTCAATTTGAAGGATCTAACTACTATGTTGCTTTAGGATATGGCAGCAAAAGTGGTAAACACGACTTTCAACTTACGGTAACAGGTGCTCCACAATGGCACAACCAAAGATCTACAGTATCTACAATCGCAGCTTACCAACAATACGGTAGAAATAACGAACCAAATATCAGATACAATCCTGATGCAGGATATTTGAATGGTGAAGAATATAACATTAGAAAAAACTACTACCACAAACCAGTAGCTTCTTTCAACTGGGATTATAAAATCAACGAAACTACAAAACTTTCTTCTGTTGTTTACGCTTCTATGGGACGTGGTGCAGGAGCTAGTGCAACTGGAGGAATTAAAGGAAAAGGATACAATGATGCTATAGCATTCAGAACTGCTGACGGTTTAGTAGACTATGATAAAATTTATGCTTACAACTCTGGAAAACCAGTTACTATCGCAGGTTTTACAGGACCTCAAACAAGACAAAAAATTGGTGGAGTTTATCAAAACAGTTCTTATTTTAATGCAGGTTCTGATGTAGCAAATTATAATCCAAGCACAAATATCAACACTTCTGGTATCTCACAAACGTCATCTATCAACTCTCATGACTGGTTTGGTGCGGTAATTAACTTAAACAAGAAACTTTCTAATACCTTAACTTTAGATTTCGGTTTTGACGGAAGAACTTATAAAGGATACCACTTTACAGTTGTAAATGATTTATTAGGTGGTGGTGAGTATTTTGACAACTTTATTGCTAGTCAAAAACCAAACGGAAGACAGTTAACTAACACTTACGATACTGATGTTCAATGGAATGTTTTCCAAAATAGAAAATACGACAAAGTATCTTTCAACAGTACTGGTAATGTAAAATGGTATGGTTTATTTACTCAATTAGAGTACTCTAAAGACAACCTAACAGCATTTGTTCAGGGAGCAATTTCTCAACAAGGATACAAAAGAGAAGATGACTTCGTTTATTTACCAACTGATCCTTTAGCTTCTACTCCTTACAAAAACTTATTAGGTGGTAATGCAAAAGCGGGAGCTAACTACAATATTAGCGAAAAAAGCAACGTATATGTAAACGCTGGATATTACTCCAAACAACCTTTCTTTAACTCTGTTTATCCAAACAACAGATCAACAGTAAACCCTAACCTTACTAACGAGAAAATTATTGGATTTGAAGCTGGATATGGTTTCCGTTCTAGATTTTTCAACGCTACAGTAAACGTTTACAACACTACTTGGAATGACAGATACTTAAAAGGTAATGCACTTCCAACTACTACTGCAACACCTGCAAACTCAACTTACACTGAGTTCTTAGGACTTAACGAAGTTCACTCTGGAATTGAATTCGAAGGATCTTCTAACATTACAGAAAGATTAAAAGTAACAGGAATGTTCTCTTATGGTATTTGGGAATACAAAGGAAATGCAACAGTTAATGCTTACTTCCAAGCAGACAACTCACCTGTACCAGGATTCCAAGGAACTACAGTTTACATGGACAAAGTAAAAGTGGGTGACGCAGCACAAATGACAGCCTCTTTAGGAGCATCTTACGAAGTTCTAACAAGAGTAACAGTTGATGCAAACTATAACTTCAACGACAATTTATATGCAGGAATCAACCCAACTAGTTTTACATCTGCAACAAACAAAGGAGCATTACAATTGCCTTCTTATGGTTTGATGGATGCTGGTTTCTCATACAAAATGTTAACTGGAAAAAACAAAGACAAATCAGTTAACTTCAGATTAAACGTTAACAACGTACTTGATAAAATTTACATCGCTGAATCAAGAACAAACTTTTTCGCTGATGACAACCTTCCTGTAGCTTCTGGCCAACCAGCTGGTTCAAAAGGAACTTACGCATCTAACGGAATGCTTTACAATGGAGTAGCAAACATTAACCAGGTATTCTTCGGTTTCGGAAGAACATGGAACTTCTCTCTACGTTATGATTTCTAA
- the pgi gene encoding glucose-6-phosphate isomerase, whose protein sequence is MALNTTNPTGTEAWKNLQNHYNATHTTTIQELFQQDNARVEKFNLQWNDFLIDYSKNNISQETVSLLLELAHSIGLKEAISQYFEGAIINQTENRAVLHTALRAPESAVIKVEGENVIPEVYEVKNKIKQFTHEVISGERKGFTGKAFTDVVNIGIGGSDLGPVMAVEALQYYKNHLNLHFVSNVDGDHVNEVIKKLNPETTLFLIVSKTFTTQETLSNSETIKEWFLKSASQEDIAKHFVAVSTNIQKVTEFGINPDNVFPMWDWVGGRFSLWSAVGLSISLAIGFDNYNELLKGANEMDEHFKTTAFDKNIPVILALLSIWYNNFFGAESEALIPYTQYLQKLAPYLQQATMESNGKSVGRDGKPVNYQTGTIIWGEPGTNSQHAFFQLIHQGTKLIPTDFIGFVQPLYGNNDHHDKLMSNFFAQTEALMNGKTAAQVQSEFDKQGLSAEKAAYLLPFKVFTGNKPTNTILIQKLTPKTLGSLIVLYEHKIFVQGIIWNIFSYDQWGVELGKQLANSILDEINSTTVKNHDSSTSFLLNHFLKNK, encoded by the coding sequence ATGGCTTTAAACACTACAAACCCAACCGGGACTGAAGCGTGGAAAAATCTACAAAACCACTATAACGCAACTCATACAACTACGATACAAGAACTTTTTCAACAGGACAATGCGCGTGTTGAAAAATTCAATTTACAATGGAATGACTTTTTAATTGACTATTCCAAAAATAACATTAGTCAGGAAACCGTTTCTCTTTTACTGGAATTAGCCCATTCCATTGGATTAAAAGAAGCCATCTCTCAATATTTTGAAGGAGCAATCATTAACCAGACTGAAAACAGAGCGGTTTTGCATACTGCGTTGCGTGCACCAGAATCTGCAGTTATTAAAGTAGAAGGCGAAAATGTAATTCCGGAAGTTTATGAAGTAAAAAACAAAATCAAACAATTCACGCATGAAGTTATTTCGGGAGAAAGAAAAGGTTTCACCGGAAAAGCTTTCACTGATGTAGTAAATATCGGTATCGGAGGTTCTGACCTTGGGCCGGTTATGGCAGTTGAAGCTTTACAGTATTACAAAAACCACTTAAACTTACACTTTGTTTCTAATGTAGACGGCGACCATGTAAACGAAGTGATTAAAAAATTGAACCCGGAAACAACTTTATTCCTTATTGTTTCCAAAACTTTTACCACTCAGGAAACCTTATCTAATTCTGAAACGATAAAAGAATGGTTTTTGAAATCGGCTTCCCAGGAAGATATTGCCAAACATTTTGTTGCGGTTTCCACCAATATTCAAAAAGTAACTGAATTTGGAATTAATCCTGACAATGTTTTCCCAATGTGGGATTGGGTTGGAGGAAGATTTTCTTTATGGAGCGCTGTTGGTTTGAGCATTTCGTTGGCGATTGGCTTTGACAATTACAACGAACTTTTAAAAGGAGCTAATGAAATGGACGAACATTTCAAGACAACAGCATTCGACAAAAACATCCCTGTAATTCTGGCATTGTTAAGCATTTGGTATAATAATTTCTTTGGTGCTGAAAGCGAAGCATTGATTCCATACACCCAATATCTTCAAAAATTAGCTCCCTACCTGCAACAGGCTACTATGGAAAGTAACGGAAAAAGTGTTGGTCGTGACGGAAAACCGGTTAACTACCAAACCGGAACAATTATCTGGGGAGAACCGGGAACGAATTCTCAACATGCCTTTTTTCAATTGATTCACCAGGGTACAAAATTAATTCCGACAGATTTTATTGGATTCGTTCAACCTTTATACGGAAACAACGATCATCACGATAAATTGATGTCCAACTTTTTTGCTCAGACGGAAGCCTTAATGAACGGAAAAACAGCTGCACAAGTTCAGTCCGAATTTGACAAACAAGGATTATCAGCAGAAAAAGCAGCTTACTTATTGCCTTTTAAAGTTTTCACAGGAAACAAACCTACAAACACGATCTTAATTCAAAAACTAACTCCAAAAACTTTGGGATCACTGATTGTTTTGTACGAACACAAAATTTTTGTTCAGGGTATTATTTGGAACATTTTCAGTTACGATCAATGGGGAGTGGAGCTAGGAAAGCAATTAGCGAATTCTATTTTGGATGAAATTAACAGTACGACCGTAAAGAATCATGACAGCTCGACTTCTTTTTTGTTAAATCACTTTTTGAAGAACAAATAA